One part of the Arachidicoccus terrestris genome encodes these proteins:
- a CDS encoding BamA/TamA family outer membrane protein → MAKQYCVQHQVRCARLLHTTAEMAHGAFSYPIGLADHAAKCTCCPASAVTARQRNSGGIVLLLSAVMLMIISISSYGQLNTRNERNDSIKPYTMTDSSMLPAYMQPDTSRQQAIQPIPDSIQMDIWDLYRQLFHKQKDSAKAPSAITVVPNISANPTIGFQIGIKAVAGKVLGKDPKTYLSVAATSASITTKNILYFYLTHNIFTNGNKYNLQGALIASKSVTPDFGLGSRPGPDGTRKGYVFNSQYYQFKEKIYKELAPHLYGGAGLEFDIRRGTTMKGGDIETTPYGQYNARYGFRQDRYNSNGFLFDVQYTTRDNQNRAFKGIYANAGIRLNQTWIGSTKNATQLNLDLRKYVSLSQKHPEHILAFWTWSSFVLGGRLPYLELPGTGRDINFRSGRGYTISFFKGTQFFYYETEYRFPITRNQLLSGVTFFNLESVNDESVHQPLFHSWQPGGGAGLRILFNKATRTNLCLDYAFGKFGKKGFFLGLNEAF, encoded by the coding sequence ATGGCGAAACAATACTGTGTTCAACATCAAGTCCGGTGCGCCAGGCTGCTCCATACAACAGCGGAGATGGCGCATGGCGCGTTTTCTTACCCGATTGGTCTGGCAGATCATGCAGCAAAATGCACATGCTGCCCTGCTTCTGCTGTAACCGCCCGTCAACGAAACAGCGGCGGTATTGTTCTTTTATTGTCAGCCGTGATGCTTATGATAATATCTATTTCCAGCTATGGGCAATTAAATACACGTAATGAAAGAAACGACTCTATAAAACCTTATACAATGACGGATAGCAGCATGCTGCCTGCGTATATGCAGCCTGATACCAGCCGACAGCAAGCTATTCAGCCAATACCAGACAGTATACAAATGGATATATGGGATCTATACCGGCAACTTTTTCATAAACAAAAAGACTCCGCCAAGGCGCCATCAGCCATTACCGTTGTGCCGAACATCTCTGCCAACCCTACGATCGGGTTTCAGATCGGCATTAAGGCGGTTGCAGGTAAGGTCCTGGGTAAAGATCCTAAAACTTATTTATCCGTAGCGGCCACATCTGCGTCGATTACTACCAAAAATATTCTGTATTTTTACCTTACACACAATATATTTACCAACGGTAATAAGTATAACCTGCAGGGAGCATTGATTGCTTCTAAATCCGTTACACCGGATTTTGGGCTAGGCAGTAGGCCTGGTCCGGACGGCACACGCAAGGGCTATGTCTTCAATTCTCAATACTATCAATTCAAAGAGAAAATCTATAAAGAGCTGGCGCCTCATTTATATGGTGGAGCGGGACTGGAATTCGATATCCGCCGAGGAACAACAATGAAGGGCGGCGATATTGAGACGACGCCCTATGGTCAGTATAATGCCAGATATGGGTTCAGGCAAGACAGGTATAATTCCAACGGCTTTCTGTTTGATGTACAATATACGACCAGGGACAATCAGAACAGAGCGTTTAAAGGCATATATGCAAATGCAGGTATCCGGCTGAATCAAACCTGGATCGGCAGCACCAAGAATGCCACGCAACTGAATCTGGACCTGCGTAAGTATGTCAGCCTGTCTCAAAAACACCCGGAACACATATTAGCCTTCTGGACCTGGAGCTCCTTTGTGTTGGGTGGACGACTCCCCTACCTGGAATTACCCGGCACGGGCAGAGACATCAATTTCAGAAGTGGCAGAGGCTATACCATCAGTTTTTTCAAAGGAACCCAATTTTTTTATTATGAGACAGAATACCGTTTTCCCATTACCCGTAATCAACTCTTAAGCGGGGTTACCTTCTTCAATCTTGAAAGCGTTAACGACGAATCTGTACATCAGCCACTGTTTCACTCCTGGCAACCCGGTGGTGGTGCAGGGCTGAGAATCTTGTTTAATAAAGCGACCAGAACCAATCTTTGCCTTGATTATGCCTTTGGTAAGTTCGGCAAAAAAGGCTTCTTTTTGGGGTTGAACGAGGCTTTCTAA